The Clostridia bacterium genome includes a region encoding these proteins:
- a CDS encoding type II toxin-antitoxin system Phd/YefM family antitoxin yields MERITGINEARPKLTQLVNSVAADKSAVIITVNSEPKAVLIDYGEYRSLKQAKEESKRLSIKLALAELRSRAAAAGITEEDVAAETRAYREGK; encoded by the coding sequence ATGGAACGCATCACGGGCATCAACGAGGCGCGCCCGAAACTGACCCAACTGGTGAACTCTGTGGCCGCCGACAAGTCGGCGGTGATCATAACCGTCAACAGCGAGCCGAAGGCCGTGCTGATTGACTATGGTGAGTACCGCTCGCTCAAACAGGCCAAGGAAGAAAGCAAAAGGCTCTCCATTAAGCTGGCCCTGGCCGAACTGCGGTCGCGGGCAGCGGCGGCCGGCATCACCGAAGAGGACGTGGCCGCCGAAACCCGGGCGTACAGAGAGGGCAAATGA